In one window of Aphidius gifuensis isolate YNYX2018 linkage group LG4, ASM1490517v1, whole genome shotgun sequence DNA:
- the LOC122854791 gene encoding radial spoke head protein 4 homolog A encodes MEYSYDVDEVPQGKLPSIKHDIKQAKMFLMKDSPESGDSLYNHLSELLNKILSERPNNAVDIFEEYSKKIKEQRYKVKNNIQDFYIPIGDYDNAKKIIKLFRMIKEKEKKDIHIVENEEKKIIQNLFDLFYYFEQIDIGLPRSDLYMLNLSIRKLVNEKPITKPRFWGKILGKPKNFYVLEAEFTKEELSRRLELEIKTVDVEKINDDDSSGNNKSSIEKKLNSDSTSRVHMVLPNQNIPPETIGTGTNKKVYYVCNFPGLDEWIELPSVLPLQITLAKKILHYFTGCLDTLIHTYPLYPGNEGNYLRSQIARISAATLISPIGFYTFENEDKDPEEVEEVEVEEVEEDEEEEEDINEEIEEEEQEEIEYNEIDTSIISENHHYKPLPVKELVDPSMSNWCHHSEYILSQGRTVWWNSTDETEPKGDEEEKEEEKEEDEDEDEENEDDEDDDKEYVEEEEEQQQQQQEQKDVKRKDIDVKKEIGPPLLTPLSEDIATDGMPYWTARLSSSIQQDTSFAVVRSNIWPGAFSFANDKTFANIYIGTGHKYNVQNFSPPSMPPVQEQYKVDLDIMEAQDPSIEEEETQHLTRMTTPMMNNSELDFGESFEDHENTKDQDEESYESDEKIVELN; translated from the exons atggaaTACTCTTATGATGTTGATGAAGTGCCTCAAGGTAAATTACCCTCAATAAAACATGACATAAAACAAGCAAAGATGTTTTTAATGAAAGATAGCCCAGAGTCTGGAGATAGCCT ATACAATCATTTATCagaattattgaataaaatattatcagaaCGTCCAAACAATGCTGTCGATATTTTTGAagaatatagtaaaaaaataaaagaacaaagatacaaagtaaaaaataatattcaagatttCTATATTCCAATTGGTGATTAtgataatgcaaaaaaaatcattaaacttTTTCgg ATGataaaagagaaagaaaaaaaagatattcatattgtagaaaatgaagaaaaaaaaataatacaaaatttatttgatttattttattattttgaacaaATTGATATTGGTTTACCACGTTCAGATTTATATATGTTGAATCTATCAATCAGAAAATTAGTCAACGAAAAGCCAATTACAAAACCAAG aTTCTGGGGCAAAATTCTCGGCAAACCCAAGAATTTTTATGTTCTTGAAGCTGAATTTACGAAAGAAGAGCTTTCACGTCGTCTTGaa TTGGAGATAAAAACTGTtgatgtagaaaaaataaatgatgatgatagtagtggtaataataaatctagtattgaaaaaaaattgaacagtGATAGCACTTCACGAGTACACATGGTTCTACCTAATCAAAATATACCACCAGAAACAATTGGCACTGgaactaataaaaaa GTATACTACGTGTGCAATTTTCCAGGATTGGATGAGTGGATTGAATTACCCTCGGTCTTGCCTTTACAAATTACattagctaaaaaaatattacattattttactggTTGTCTTGATACTTTA aTTCACACTTATCCTTTATATCCTGGCAATGAGGGTAATTATTTGCGATCACAAATTGCACGTATCAGTGCAGCAACATTAATATCACCAATTGGATTTTACACATTTGAAAATGAAGATAAGGATCCAGAAGAAGTGGAAGAAGTTGAAGTAGAAGAAGTCGAAGAAgacgaagaagaagaagaagatattAACGAAGaaattgaagaagaagaacaagAAGAGATTGAATACAATGAAATTG atACATCAATTATAAGTGAAAATCACCATTATAAACCACTACCAGTCAAGGAACTTGTGGATCCATCAATGTCAAACTGGTGTCATCACAGTGAGTATATTCTCTCGCAGGGTCGTACTGTATGGTGGAATTCTACTGATGAAACAGAGCCCAAG ggtgatgaagaagaaaaagaagaagaaaaagaagaagatgagGACGAAGATGAAGagaatgaagatgatgaagatgatgacaAAGAATAtgtagaagaagaagaagaacaacaacaacaacaacaagaacaaaaaGATGTTAAAAGAAAAGACATTGATGTCAAGAAGGAAATTGGCCCACCGTTATTAACGCCATTGTCTGAAGATATTGCAACTGATGGGATGCCATATTGGACAGCAAGATTGTCATCTAGTATTCAACAAGATACTTCATTTGCTGTTGTCAGATCAAATATATGGCCAGGAGCATTCTCTTTTGCAAATGACAA GAcatttgcaaatatttatattggcACTGGACACAAATACAATGTTCAGAATTTTTCTCCACCTTCAATGCCACCTGTCCAAGAACAATACAAAGTTGACTTGGATATTATGGAAGCTCAGGATCCAAGCATTGAGGAGGAAGAAACTCAACATCTCACTCGGATGACAACACCAATGATGAATAATTCAGAACTTg atTTTGGAGAATCTTTTGAGGATCATGAAAATACGAAAGACCAAGATGAAGAAAGTTATGAatctgatgaaaaaattgttgagttaaattag